From Nymphalis io chromosome 10, ilAglIoxx1.1, whole genome shotgun sequence, a single genomic window includes:
- the LOC126771009 gene encoding glutamyl aminopeptidase-like isoform X2, which produces MAPRIYKWVFNNKLLILFATATFCLLISTLVLSIQNRNLKRSIKLKNQMIIGQKSNRKILEQINTSMPEVARLSKYIKPTNYILKLWPHIKNKTFEGNVTISLDVLKSTELIYLHAKDLDIHWVKLKNAYNESILVTSTNILKTAEVLQVNLQNKIKPNVNYELDIMFSGRLDEGIVGFYESTIKNGDTMVASKFQPTYARQAYPCFDEPEFKATYDITLVKPVDYIALSNMNEISKQIDSFTNTEAVTFATSVPMSTYLACFVICNFDHKETEIIANGIGNNFKLRSFAQKDQTHKIDFAQDIGKRVTEFYIKYYEVPFPLPKLDMIAIPDYVSGATEHWGLITYRETSFLIDEETASSRNKIGVANTVAHELAHMWFGNLVTMKWWDEVWLNEGFASYMQVKSLNAIEPSWTMLDQFLTRTLHSVLVIDAKLSSHPIVQTVETPDEITSIFDSISYNKGASVLRMLEGFIGEENFRLGVSDYLKKYEFGNTITKDLLSSLEPYFKKNNPELNLMYIMDTWTRQMGYPLLTVKRGDKSNTYVITQKRFLVDPNAVVTQDSEYKYRWFVPVTYTTKQGPKANILWFPDNVESVTLTLEEGEDWLKINNNQIGYYRVNYTDDMWRDLTEQLKNSSEQLTISDRSHLLDDVFALAEAQVIPYQTALNLSTYLIAENDFVPWETATSIFAILSERLLNTTAHDNLQKYVQHLVKPLYLTQTWEKTNLGVIEGLLRTRVLSLSTTYQLPDAENKVRSIFLTWLNSPNETTIEPDLRDFVYYFGMKTASPKEWDKLWEMYLNEEDVQEQAKLRNALSAPRDVNILKRYLELAWDEKYIRSQDYLSVLNVISSNPSGTALVWDHVRGNWPQLVERFTLNSRYLGSLIPGITDTFNTEFRLQEMKSFFAKYPEAGAGESSRVRALENVQNNIKWTSTHQDAVSAWLEEKANELQQSS; this is translated from the exons ATGGCACCTCGAATCTACAAGTGGGTGTTCAATAACAAACTTCTAATATTATTTGCGACGGCAAcgttttgcttattaatttcaactttaGTTTTGTCAATACAAAATAGAAACCTTAAGAGATCAATAAAACTTAAGAACCAGATGATAATCGGACAGAAATCGAATAGAAAAATActtgaacaaataaatactaGCATGCCAGAG gtTGCAAGACTTTCGAAATATATCAAAcctactaattatattttaaaactatggccccatattaaaaataaaacttttgaagGCAATGTTACAATTTCGCTTGATGTTTTAAAATCTacagaattaatatatttgcacGCTAAAGACTTAGACATTCATTGGGTTAAATTGAAAAACGCCTACAATGAATCTATATTAGTTACGTCCACTAATATATTGAAGACTGCAGAAGTTCTTCAAgtaaatttgcaaaataaaattaaacctaaTGTGAATTACGAACTTGACATTATGTTTTCTGGAAGATTAGATGAAGGAATCGTAGGATTTTATGAAAGTACTATCAAAAACGGAGA TACTATGGTAGCAAGTAAATTCCAACCAACTTATGCTCGCCAAGCGTATCCATGTTTTGATGAGCCAGAGTTCAAGGCTACTTATGACATTACATTGGTGAAACCTGTGGACTATATTGCTCTTTCCAATATGAAT GAAATATCTAAACAGATAGATTCCTTTACCAACACCGAAGCTGTCACTTTTGCGACCAGCGTTCCAATGTCAACATACCTAGCATGCTTTGTCATTTGTAACTTTGATCACAAAGAAACTGAAATCATAGCTAATGGTAtcggaaataattttaaactgagATCATTTGCACAAAAAGATCAAACTCACAAGATTGATTTCGCTCAAGATATTGGAAAGAGAGTAACAGAATTCTACATCAAATACTATGAAGTTCCTTTCCCACTTCCGAAATTGG ataTGATTGCTATTCCCGATTATGTGTCAGGTGCCACTGAACATTGGGGCTTAATTACATACAGAGAGACCTCATTTTTGATCGATGAGGAGACAGCGTCATCTAGAAACAAAATCGGTGTTGCCAACACTGTTGCTCATGAACTAGCTCACATGTGGTTTGGAAATTTAG ttaCTATGAAATGGTGGGATGAAGTCTGGTTGAATGAAGGTTTTGCATCATATATGCAAGTGAAATCTTTAAATGCTATAGAACCTTCATGGACAatg ttgGACCAATTTCTAACAAGGACTTTACACTCAGTGCTAGTCATTGACGCCAAACTTTCTAGCCATCCCATAGTTCAAACTGTTGAGACTCCAGACGAAATAACTTCAATATTTGAttcaatatcatataataag GGTGCGTCCGTTTTGAGGATGCTAGAAGGATTTATTGGAGAAGAAAACTTCCGTTTGGGAGTGTCAGACTATTTGAAGAAGTATGAATTTGGTAATACCATTACGAAGGATCTACTTTCATCCTTGGAACcctattttaagaaaaacaatccCGAATTAAATCTAAT GTATATAATGGACACGTGGACGAGGCAAATGGGTTACCCATTGCTAACTGTGAAACGGGGTGACAAAAGTAATACTTATGTCATCACACAAAAACGTTTCCTCGTTGATCCAAATGCTGTGGTCACACAAGATTCGGAATATAA ATATCGTTGGTTTGTGCCAGTCACATATACTACTAAACAAGGTCCGAAAGCAAACATACTGTGGTTCCCGGACAACGTTGAAAGTG TTACGCTGACTTTGGAAGAGGGAGAAGACTGGTTGAAGataaataacaatcaaattGGATACTACAGAGTAAATTACACGGATGATATGTGGCGAGACTTAACAGAGCAACTTAAGAACAGCAGTGAACAG ctTACAATATCAGATCGATCACACCTTCTAGATGATGTTTTTGCTCTGGCAGAAGCTCAAGTGATACCGTATCAAACGGCTCTGAATCTGTCTACATACCTAATAGCTGAAAATGATTTCGTACCGTGGGAAACCGCTACCTCCATCTTCGCTATACTCTCCGAAAGGCTTTTGAATACGACAGCTCATGATAATCTACAG AAATATGTGCAACATTTGGTAAAGCCTTTATATTTGACGCAAACTTGGGAGAAAACGAATTTAGGTGTCATCGAAGG CTTATTGCGCACGCGAGTATTGTCTCTGTCCACAACTTACCAACTGCCTGATGCTGAAAATAAGGTTAGGAGTATATTCCTAACGTGGCTAAATTCACCGAATGAAACTACCATCGAGCCTGACTTGAGAGATTTTGTGTACTATTTTG GAATGAAAACAGCGTCGCCAAAGGAATGGGATAAGTTATGggaaatgtatttaaatgaagAAGACGTACAAGAGCAGGCGAAACTACGAAACGCCTTATCTGCTCCTCGGGACGTAAACATATTGAAAAG gtATCTTGAATTGGCGTGGGATGAGAAATACATAAGAAGTCAAGACTACCTCAGCGTGTTAAACGTGATCAGCTCGAACCCGTCCGGTACAGCACTGGTGTGGGACCACGTCCGAGGGAACTGGCCGCAGCTGGTGGAGCGGTTCACGCTCAATAGCAGATACTTGGGTAGTCTCATACCGGGCATCACTGACACTTTTAACACGGAATTCAGGCTACAAGag ATGAAGTCATTTTTTGCTAAGTATCCTGAAGCTGGGGCCGGGGAATCGTCACGTGTCCGCGCACTTGAAAATGTACAGAACAATATAAAGTGGACAAGTACACACCAAGACGCCGTGTCGGCGTGGTTAGAAGAAAAAGCGAATGAGTTACAACAGAGTTCATAA
- the LOC126771009 gene encoding glutamyl aminopeptidase-like isoform X4 gives MSTYLACFVICNFDHKETEIIANGIGNNFKLRSFAQKDQTHKIDFAQDIGKRVTEFYIKYYEVPFPLPKLDMIAIPDYVSGATEHWGLITYRETSFLIDEETASSRNKIGVANTVAHELAHMWFGNLVTMKWWDEVWLNEGFASYMQVKSLNAIEPSWTMLDQFLTRTLHSVLVIDAKLSSHPIVQTVETPDEITSIFDSISYNKGASVLRMLEGFIGEENFRLGVSDYLKKYEFGNTITKDLLSSLEPYFKKNNPELNLMYIMDTWTRQMGYPLLTVKRGDKSNTYVITQKRFLVDPNAVVTQDSEYKYRWFVPVTYTTKQGPKANILWFPDNVESVTLTLEEGEDWLKINNNQIGYYRVNYTDDMWRDLTEQLKNSSEQLTISDRSHLLDDVFALAEAQVIPYQTALNLSTYLIAENDFVPWETATSIFAILSERLLNTTAHDNLQKYVQHLVKPLYLTQTWEKTNLGVIEGLLRTRVLSLSTTYQLPDAENKVRSIFLTWLNSPNETTIEPDLRDFVYYFGMKTASPKEWDKLWEMYLNEEDVQEQAKLRNALSAPRDVNILKRYLELAWDEKYIRSQDYLSVLNVISSNPSGTALVWDHVRGNWPQLVERFTLNSRYLGSLIPGITDTFNTEFRLQEMKSFFAKYPEAGAGESSRVRALENVQNNIKWTSTHQDAVSAWLEEKANELQQSS, from the exons ATGTCAACATACCTAGCATGCTTTGTCATTTGTAACTTTGATCACAAAGAAACTGAAATCATAGCTAATGGTAtcggaaataattttaaactgagATCATTTGCACAAAAAGATCAAACTCACAAGATTGATTTCGCTCAAGATATTGGAAAGAGAGTAACAGAATTCTACATCAAATACTATGAAGTTCCTTTCCCACTTCCGAAATTGG ataTGATTGCTATTCCCGATTATGTGTCAGGTGCCACTGAACATTGGGGCTTAATTACATACAGAGAGACCTCATTTTTGATCGATGAGGAGACAGCGTCATCTAGAAACAAAATCGGTGTTGCCAACACTGTTGCTCATGAACTAGCTCACATGTGGTTTGGAAATTTAG ttaCTATGAAATGGTGGGATGAAGTCTGGTTGAATGAAGGTTTTGCATCATATATGCAAGTGAAATCTTTAAATGCTATAGAACCTTCATGGACAatg ttgGACCAATTTCTAACAAGGACTTTACACTCAGTGCTAGTCATTGACGCCAAACTTTCTAGCCATCCCATAGTTCAAACTGTTGAGACTCCAGACGAAATAACTTCAATATTTGAttcaatatcatataataag GGTGCGTCCGTTTTGAGGATGCTAGAAGGATTTATTGGAGAAGAAAACTTCCGTTTGGGAGTGTCAGACTATTTGAAGAAGTATGAATTTGGTAATACCATTACGAAGGATCTACTTTCATCCTTGGAACcctattttaagaaaaacaatccCGAATTAAATCTAAT GTATATAATGGACACGTGGACGAGGCAAATGGGTTACCCATTGCTAACTGTGAAACGGGGTGACAAAAGTAATACTTATGTCATCACACAAAAACGTTTCCTCGTTGATCCAAATGCTGTGGTCACACAAGATTCGGAATATAA ATATCGTTGGTTTGTGCCAGTCACATATACTACTAAACAAGGTCCGAAAGCAAACATACTGTGGTTCCCGGACAACGTTGAAAGTG TTACGCTGACTTTGGAAGAGGGAGAAGACTGGTTGAAGataaataacaatcaaattGGATACTACAGAGTAAATTACACGGATGATATGTGGCGAGACTTAACAGAGCAACTTAAGAACAGCAGTGAACAG ctTACAATATCAGATCGATCACACCTTCTAGATGATGTTTTTGCTCTGGCAGAAGCTCAAGTGATACCGTATCAAACGGCTCTGAATCTGTCTACATACCTAATAGCTGAAAATGATTTCGTACCGTGGGAAACCGCTACCTCCATCTTCGCTATACTCTCCGAAAGGCTTTTGAATACGACAGCTCATGATAATCTACAG AAATATGTGCAACATTTGGTAAAGCCTTTATATTTGACGCAAACTTGGGAGAAAACGAATTTAGGTGTCATCGAAGG CTTATTGCGCACGCGAGTATTGTCTCTGTCCACAACTTACCAACTGCCTGATGCTGAAAATAAGGTTAGGAGTATATTCCTAACGTGGCTAAATTCACCGAATGAAACTACCATCGAGCCTGACTTGAGAGATTTTGTGTACTATTTTG GAATGAAAACAGCGTCGCCAAAGGAATGGGATAAGTTATGggaaatgtatttaaatgaagAAGACGTACAAGAGCAGGCGAAACTACGAAACGCCTTATCTGCTCCTCGGGACGTAAACATATTGAAAAG gtATCTTGAATTGGCGTGGGATGAGAAATACATAAGAAGTCAAGACTACCTCAGCGTGTTAAACGTGATCAGCTCGAACCCGTCCGGTACAGCACTGGTGTGGGACCACGTCCGAGGGAACTGGCCGCAGCTGGTGGAGCGGTTCACGCTCAATAGCAGATACTTGGGTAGTCTCATACCGGGCATCACTGACACTTTTAACACGGAATTCAGGCTACAAGag ATGAAGTCATTTTTTGCTAAGTATCCTGAAGCTGGGGCCGGGGAATCGTCACGTGTCCGCGCACTTGAAAATGTACAGAACAATATAAAGTGGACAAGTACACACCAAGACGCCGTGTCGGCGTGGTTAGAAGAAAAAGCGAATGAGTTACAACAGAGTTCATAA
- the LOC126771009 gene encoding aminopeptidase A-like isoform X3 gives MTTTLAYISSVRYLVIFRVTKQICRWKSVNSFDTMENSLKVSLSKRLPLSVRPVKYQLLLNPDLKTGLFRGNVKIDVDLKQERNFLSLHTKFLNITDVKVYKDITEISVAKYLEVKSLEQLLIQFDNNHNPGKYQLNIKFNGSLTRNIVGFYLSHLKDNSTMVASKFQPTYARQAYPCFDEPEFKATYDITLVKPVDYIALSNMNEISKQIDSFTNTEAVTFATSVPMSTYLACFVICNFDHKETEIIANGIGNNFKLRSFAQKDQTHKIDFAQDIGKRVTEFYIKYYEVPFPLPKLDMIAIPDYVSGATEHWGLITYRETSFLIDEETASSRNKIGVANTVAHELAHMWFGNLVTMKWWDEVWLNEGFASYMQVKSLNAIEPSWTMLDQFLTRTLHSVLVIDAKLSSHPIVQTVETPDEITSIFDSISYNKGASVLRMLEGFIGEENFRLGVSDYLKKYEFGNTITKDLLSSLEPYFKKNNPELNLMYIMDTWTRQMGYPLLTVKRGDKSNTYVITQKRFLVDPNAVVTQDSEYKYRWFVPVTYTTKQGPKANILWFPDNVESVTLTLEEGEDWLKINNNQIGYYRVNYTDDMWRDLTEQLKNSSEQLTISDRSHLLDDVFALAEAQVIPYQTALNLSTYLIAENDFVPWETATSIFAILSERLLNTTAHDNLQKYVQHLVKPLYLTQTWEKTNLGVIEGLLRTRVLSLSTTYQLPDAENKVRSIFLTWLNSPNETTIEPDLRDFVYYFGMKTASPKEWDKLWEMYLNEEDVQEQAKLRNALSAPRDVNILKRYLELAWDEKYIRSQDYLSVLNVISSNPSGTALVWDHVRGNWPQLVERFTLNSRYLGSLIPGITDTFNTEFRLQEMKSFFAKYPEAGAGESSRVRALENVQNNIKWTSTHQDAVSAWLEEKANELQQSS, from the exons atgACTACGACACTTGCATATATCTCAAGTGTTAGATATTTAGTGATCTTTAGAGTGACCAAACAAATTTGCCGGTGGAAATCTGTTAATAGTTTCGATACAATGGAAAATTCTCTTAAAGTATCTCTGTCTAAGAGACTGCCGTTGTCTGTTCGTCCTGTAAAGTACCAACTGCTTCTAAATCCAGATTTAAAAACTGGTCTTTTCCGAGGAAATGTCAAAATAGATGTAGACCTAAAACAAGAAAGGAACTTTTTATCCCTACATACCAAGTTCTTAAATATCACTGATGTAAAGGTCTATAAAGATATAACAGAAATATCTGTAGCAAAATATTTAGAAGTTAAATCTCTGGAGCAGCTGTTAATTCAATTTGATAATAATCACAATCCTggaaaatatcaattaaatattaaatttaatggtaGCTTAACTCGTAATATTGTTGGATTTTATTTATCTCACCTGAAAGATAACAG TACTATGGTAGCAAGTAAATTCCAACCAACTTATGCTCGCCAAGCGTATCCATGTTTTGATGAGCCAGAGTTCAAGGCTACTTATGACATTACATTGGTGAAACCTGTGGACTATATTGCTCTTTCCAATATGAAT GAAATATCTAAACAGATAGATTCCTTTACCAACACCGAAGCTGTCACTTTTGCGACCAGCGTTCCAATGTCAACATACCTAGCATGCTTTGTCATTTGTAACTTTGATCACAAAGAAACTGAAATCATAGCTAATGGTAtcggaaataattttaaactgagATCATTTGCACAAAAAGATCAAACTCACAAGATTGATTTCGCTCAAGATATTGGAAAGAGAGTAACAGAATTCTACATCAAATACTATGAAGTTCCTTTCCCACTTCCGAAATTGG ataTGATTGCTATTCCCGATTATGTGTCAGGTGCCACTGAACATTGGGGCTTAATTACATACAGAGAGACCTCATTTTTGATCGATGAGGAGACAGCGTCATCTAGAAACAAAATCGGTGTTGCCAACACTGTTGCTCATGAACTAGCTCACATGTGGTTTGGAAATTTAG ttaCTATGAAATGGTGGGATGAAGTCTGGTTGAATGAAGGTTTTGCATCATATATGCAAGTGAAATCTTTAAATGCTATAGAACCTTCATGGACAatg ttgGACCAATTTCTAACAAGGACTTTACACTCAGTGCTAGTCATTGACGCCAAACTTTCTAGCCATCCCATAGTTCAAACTGTTGAGACTCCAGACGAAATAACTTCAATATTTGAttcaatatcatataataag GGTGCGTCCGTTTTGAGGATGCTAGAAGGATTTATTGGAGAAGAAAACTTCCGTTTGGGAGTGTCAGACTATTTGAAGAAGTATGAATTTGGTAATACCATTACGAAGGATCTACTTTCATCCTTGGAACcctattttaagaaaaacaatccCGAATTAAATCTAAT GTATATAATGGACACGTGGACGAGGCAAATGGGTTACCCATTGCTAACTGTGAAACGGGGTGACAAAAGTAATACTTATGTCATCACACAAAAACGTTTCCTCGTTGATCCAAATGCTGTGGTCACACAAGATTCGGAATATAA ATATCGTTGGTTTGTGCCAGTCACATATACTACTAAACAAGGTCCGAAAGCAAACATACTGTGGTTCCCGGACAACGTTGAAAGTG TTACGCTGACTTTGGAAGAGGGAGAAGACTGGTTGAAGataaataacaatcaaattGGATACTACAGAGTAAATTACACGGATGATATGTGGCGAGACTTAACAGAGCAACTTAAGAACAGCAGTGAACAG ctTACAATATCAGATCGATCACACCTTCTAGATGATGTTTTTGCTCTGGCAGAAGCTCAAGTGATACCGTATCAAACGGCTCTGAATCTGTCTACATACCTAATAGCTGAAAATGATTTCGTACCGTGGGAAACCGCTACCTCCATCTTCGCTATACTCTCCGAAAGGCTTTTGAATACGACAGCTCATGATAATCTACAG AAATATGTGCAACATTTGGTAAAGCCTTTATATTTGACGCAAACTTGGGAGAAAACGAATTTAGGTGTCATCGAAGG CTTATTGCGCACGCGAGTATTGTCTCTGTCCACAACTTACCAACTGCCTGATGCTGAAAATAAGGTTAGGAGTATATTCCTAACGTGGCTAAATTCACCGAATGAAACTACCATCGAGCCTGACTTGAGAGATTTTGTGTACTATTTTG GAATGAAAACAGCGTCGCCAAAGGAATGGGATAAGTTATGggaaatgtatttaaatgaagAAGACGTACAAGAGCAGGCGAAACTACGAAACGCCTTATCTGCTCCTCGGGACGTAAACATATTGAAAAG gtATCTTGAATTGGCGTGGGATGAGAAATACATAAGAAGTCAAGACTACCTCAGCGTGTTAAACGTGATCAGCTCGAACCCGTCCGGTACAGCACTGGTGTGGGACCACGTCCGAGGGAACTGGCCGCAGCTGGTGGAGCGGTTCACGCTCAATAGCAGATACTTGGGTAGTCTCATACCGGGCATCACTGACACTTTTAACACGGAATTCAGGCTACAAGag ATGAAGTCATTTTTTGCTAAGTATCCTGAAGCTGGGGCCGGGGAATCGTCACGTGTCCGCGCACTTGAAAATGTACAGAACAATATAAAGTGGACAAGTACACACCAAGACGCCGTGTCGGCGTGGTTAGAAGAAAAAGCGAATGAGTTACAACAGAGTTCATAA
- the LOC126771009 gene encoding glutamyl aminopeptidase-like isoform X1, which translates to MLRLCFNVNNHWSDSVNINMAPRIYKWVFNNKLLILFATATFCLLISTLVLSIQNRNLKRSIKLKNQMIIGQKSNRKILEQINTSMPEVARLSKYIKPTNYILKLWPHIKNKTFEGNVTISLDVLKSTELIYLHAKDLDIHWVKLKNAYNESILVTSTNILKTAEVLQVNLQNKIKPNVNYELDIMFSGRLDEGIVGFYESTIKNGDTMVASKFQPTYARQAYPCFDEPEFKATYDITLVKPVDYIALSNMNEISKQIDSFTNTEAVTFATSVPMSTYLACFVICNFDHKETEIIANGIGNNFKLRSFAQKDQTHKIDFAQDIGKRVTEFYIKYYEVPFPLPKLDMIAIPDYVSGATEHWGLITYRETSFLIDEETASSRNKIGVANTVAHELAHMWFGNLVTMKWWDEVWLNEGFASYMQVKSLNAIEPSWTMLDQFLTRTLHSVLVIDAKLSSHPIVQTVETPDEITSIFDSISYNKGASVLRMLEGFIGEENFRLGVSDYLKKYEFGNTITKDLLSSLEPYFKKNNPELNLMYIMDTWTRQMGYPLLTVKRGDKSNTYVITQKRFLVDPNAVVTQDSEYKYRWFVPVTYTTKQGPKANILWFPDNVESVTLTLEEGEDWLKINNNQIGYYRVNYTDDMWRDLTEQLKNSSEQLTISDRSHLLDDVFALAEAQVIPYQTALNLSTYLIAENDFVPWETATSIFAILSERLLNTTAHDNLQKYVQHLVKPLYLTQTWEKTNLGVIEGLLRTRVLSLSTTYQLPDAENKVRSIFLTWLNSPNETTIEPDLRDFVYYFGMKTASPKEWDKLWEMYLNEEDVQEQAKLRNALSAPRDVNILKRYLELAWDEKYIRSQDYLSVLNVISSNPSGTALVWDHVRGNWPQLVERFTLNSRYLGSLIPGITDTFNTEFRLQEMKSFFAKYPEAGAGESSRVRALENVQNNIKWTSTHQDAVSAWLEEKANELQQSS; encoded by the exons TTTCAATGTTAACAACCATTGGAGTGATAGTGTTAACATAAAC ATGGCACCTCGAATCTACAAGTGGGTGTTCAATAACAAACTTCTAATATTATTTGCGACGGCAAcgttttgcttattaatttcaactttaGTTTTGTCAATACAAAATAGAAACCTTAAGAGATCAATAAAACTTAAGAACCAGATGATAATCGGACAGAAATCGAATAGAAAAATActtgaacaaataaatactaGCATGCCAGAG gtTGCAAGACTTTCGAAATATATCAAAcctactaattatattttaaaactatggccccatattaaaaataaaacttttgaagGCAATGTTACAATTTCGCTTGATGTTTTAAAATCTacagaattaatatatttgcacGCTAAAGACTTAGACATTCATTGGGTTAAATTGAAAAACGCCTACAATGAATCTATATTAGTTACGTCCACTAATATATTGAAGACTGCAGAAGTTCTTCAAgtaaatttgcaaaataaaattaaacctaaTGTGAATTACGAACTTGACATTATGTTTTCTGGAAGATTAGATGAAGGAATCGTAGGATTTTATGAAAGTACTATCAAAAACGGAGA TACTATGGTAGCAAGTAAATTCCAACCAACTTATGCTCGCCAAGCGTATCCATGTTTTGATGAGCCAGAGTTCAAGGCTACTTATGACATTACATTGGTGAAACCTGTGGACTATATTGCTCTTTCCAATATGAAT GAAATATCTAAACAGATAGATTCCTTTACCAACACCGAAGCTGTCACTTTTGCGACCAGCGTTCCAATGTCAACATACCTAGCATGCTTTGTCATTTGTAACTTTGATCACAAAGAAACTGAAATCATAGCTAATGGTAtcggaaataattttaaactgagATCATTTGCACAAAAAGATCAAACTCACAAGATTGATTTCGCTCAAGATATTGGAAAGAGAGTAACAGAATTCTACATCAAATACTATGAAGTTCCTTTCCCACTTCCGAAATTGG ataTGATTGCTATTCCCGATTATGTGTCAGGTGCCACTGAACATTGGGGCTTAATTACATACAGAGAGACCTCATTTTTGATCGATGAGGAGACAGCGTCATCTAGAAACAAAATCGGTGTTGCCAACACTGTTGCTCATGAACTAGCTCACATGTGGTTTGGAAATTTAG ttaCTATGAAATGGTGGGATGAAGTCTGGTTGAATGAAGGTTTTGCATCATATATGCAAGTGAAATCTTTAAATGCTATAGAACCTTCATGGACAatg ttgGACCAATTTCTAACAAGGACTTTACACTCAGTGCTAGTCATTGACGCCAAACTTTCTAGCCATCCCATAGTTCAAACTGTTGAGACTCCAGACGAAATAACTTCAATATTTGAttcaatatcatataataag GGTGCGTCCGTTTTGAGGATGCTAGAAGGATTTATTGGAGAAGAAAACTTCCGTTTGGGAGTGTCAGACTATTTGAAGAAGTATGAATTTGGTAATACCATTACGAAGGATCTACTTTCATCCTTGGAACcctattttaagaaaaacaatccCGAATTAAATCTAAT GTATATAATGGACACGTGGACGAGGCAAATGGGTTACCCATTGCTAACTGTGAAACGGGGTGACAAAAGTAATACTTATGTCATCACACAAAAACGTTTCCTCGTTGATCCAAATGCTGTGGTCACACAAGATTCGGAATATAA ATATCGTTGGTTTGTGCCAGTCACATATACTACTAAACAAGGTCCGAAAGCAAACATACTGTGGTTCCCGGACAACGTTGAAAGTG TTACGCTGACTTTGGAAGAGGGAGAAGACTGGTTGAAGataaataacaatcaaattGGATACTACAGAGTAAATTACACGGATGATATGTGGCGAGACTTAACAGAGCAACTTAAGAACAGCAGTGAACAG ctTACAATATCAGATCGATCACACCTTCTAGATGATGTTTTTGCTCTGGCAGAAGCTCAAGTGATACCGTATCAAACGGCTCTGAATCTGTCTACATACCTAATAGCTGAAAATGATTTCGTACCGTGGGAAACCGCTACCTCCATCTTCGCTATACTCTCCGAAAGGCTTTTGAATACGACAGCTCATGATAATCTACAG AAATATGTGCAACATTTGGTAAAGCCTTTATATTTGACGCAAACTTGGGAGAAAACGAATTTAGGTGTCATCGAAGG CTTATTGCGCACGCGAGTATTGTCTCTGTCCACAACTTACCAACTGCCTGATGCTGAAAATAAGGTTAGGAGTATATTCCTAACGTGGCTAAATTCACCGAATGAAACTACCATCGAGCCTGACTTGAGAGATTTTGTGTACTATTTTG GAATGAAAACAGCGTCGCCAAAGGAATGGGATAAGTTATGggaaatgtatttaaatgaagAAGACGTACAAGAGCAGGCGAAACTACGAAACGCCTTATCTGCTCCTCGGGACGTAAACATATTGAAAAG gtATCTTGAATTGGCGTGGGATGAGAAATACATAAGAAGTCAAGACTACCTCAGCGTGTTAAACGTGATCAGCTCGAACCCGTCCGGTACAGCACTGGTGTGGGACCACGTCCGAGGGAACTGGCCGCAGCTGGTGGAGCGGTTCACGCTCAATAGCAGATACTTGGGTAGTCTCATACCGGGCATCACTGACACTTTTAACACGGAATTCAGGCTACAAGag ATGAAGTCATTTTTTGCTAAGTATCCTGAAGCTGGGGCCGGGGAATCGTCACGTGTCCGCGCACTTGAAAATGTACAGAACAATATAAAGTGGACAAGTACACACCAAGACGCCGTGTCGGCGTGGTTAGAAGAAAAAGCGAATGAGTTACAACAGAGTTCATAA